Proteins from one Dysgonomonas sp. HDW5A genomic window:
- a CDS encoding alpha/beta hydrolase: MKYIIIAIVLLLAGNMLSAQVMIDGIPRDTSFTVYSTYIKESKKRPYIKIVKPHLPDNVIARESIVYSQPTADRSLHVNLYRPDDDKKYPALLMIHGGGWSSGDLSQEIPMALQIASQGYVTVPVEYRLSPEALYPAAVHDLKTALRWMRANAERYGIDTTRIAVSGCSAGGQLATLIGVTNGQLSYEGVNREYPNHSSEVQAVINIDGISDFTTKESLDGVVEAISKNKVSASVKWLVGTYEEKKELWMEASPVYWVTGKSAPICFINSSIPRFHGGRDEIIDKLSAYNIPAEMHSLPDTPHPFWLFEPWFKTTVKYMTDYLNKIFK; this comes from the coding sequence ATGAAATATATAATAATAGCGATAGTTCTCCTGCTAGCCGGAAATATGCTCTCCGCTCAGGTAATGATTGACGGCATACCTCGTGATACATCCTTTACTGTCTATAGTACTTATATTAAGGAGAGTAAAAAACGTCCTTACATAAAAATCGTCAAACCCCATTTGCCTGATAATGTCATTGCCAGAGAAAGTATTGTTTATTCGCAACCGACGGCAGACAGATCGTTACATGTAAATCTTTATAGACCTGACGATGACAAAAAATACCCTGCCTTATTGATGATACATGGGGGAGGTTGGAGTTCAGGCGATTTATCTCAGGAGATACCTATGGCACTGCAAATAGCTTCACAGGGATATGTTACTGTTCCTGTTGAATACCGCTTATCCCCCGAAGCCCTTTATCCTGCGGCTGTACATGATCTGAAAACAGCTCTTCGATGGATGCGGGCTAATGCCGAACGGTACGGAATTGATACTACCCGAATAGCAGTGTCGGGATGCTCGGCAGGAGGTCAGTTGGCTACCTTAATCGGAGTAACTAATGGACAGCTTTCTTATGAAGGAGTTAATAGGGAATATCCTAATCATTCGAGTGAAGTACAAGCGGTGATAAACATAGACGGAATCTCAGACTTTACTACTAAAGAATCTCTGGATGGTGTTGTAGAAGCAATTTCTAAGAATAAAGTTTCTGCCTCAGTTAAATGGTTGGTAGGCACTTATGAGGAGAAAAAAGAGCTTTGGATGGAAGCTTCACCCGTTTATTGGGTGACCGGTAAGTCTGCCCCTATTTGTTTCATAAACAGTTCTATTCCGCGGTTTCATGGAGGCCGGGATGAGATTATTGATAAACTATCAGCATACAACATACCTGCCGAAATGCACTCATTACCCGATACACCTCACCCGTTCTGGTTGTTTGAACCTTGGTTTAAAACCACTGTAAAGTACATGACTGATTATTTAAATAAGATATTTAAGTGA
- a CDS encoding VWA domain-containing protein, with translation MFRFANPEYLYLLFILPVLVVGFILLNMQKLKSVKKLGDLKLIKRLMPELSLKRSYLKFWLIFAVIVFGIIVAARPQFGTKIEKVDKKGIELVIAIDVSNSMLARDVNPDRLSKAKQILTRIIDERKNDKVAIVVFAGEAYVQLPMTTDIQSAKIFLENIDPSLVPVQGTVIGSAINIAMNSFTNDKEVDKSIILITDGEDHEDNGVQLAEQAASAGIQINVVGVGTPEGSPVPMSATSNEMKKDNEGNIVVTKLNEEMCKQIAQAGKGMYVRADNSNNALKSLQAELDKLQKKNVEGSAYSEYDEKFQFFAWCMLVLLLVEICIFDKKNKIFRNIRLFR, from the coding sequence ATGTTTCGATTTGCTAACCCCGAATATTTGTATCTGTTGTTTATACTGCCTGTTTTGGTAGTGGGATTTATCCTGTTAAACATGCAGAAACTAAAATCTGTAAAGAAACTTGGAGATTTGAAGCTGATAAAACGCTTGATGCCTGAGCTTTCTTTAAAACGTTCGTATTTGAAATTTTGGTTGATTTTTGCTGTAATTGTTTTTGGAATAATTGTAGCAGCACGCCCTCAATTCGGTACTAAAATAGAAAAGGTCGATAAAAAAGGAATCGAATTAGTGATTGCCATCGACGTATCTAATTCGATGTTGGCGAGAGATGTCAACCCCGATAGATTATCCAAAGCAAAACAGATACTTACACGAATCATTGACGAAAGAAAAAATGATAAGGTAGCGATCGTAGTATTTGCCGGAGAGGCGTATGTACAATTACCCATGACTACGGATATCCAATCTGCAAAAATATTCCTCGAAAATATAGACCCTTCTTTAGTTCCGGTTCAAGGTACTGTAATTGGAAGTGCGATAAATATTGCCATGAATAGTTTTACGAATGATAAGGAGGTCGATAAATCGATAATTCTTATTACCGATGGTGAAGACCATGAGGATAATGGAGTACAATTGGCAGAGCAAGCAGCATCAGCGGGCATACAGATTAATGTGGTAGGTGTCGGAACTCCTGAAGGTTCGCCTGTTCCAATGTCGGCAACAAGCAATGAAATGAAAAAAGACAATGAGGGTAATATTGTTGTCACTAAGTTGAATGAAGAGATGTGTAAGCAAATCGCTCAGGCAGGAAAAGGAATGTATGTCAGAGCAGATAATTCTAATAATGCACTGAAGAGTTTGCAGGCTGAATTGGATAAACTGCAAAAGAAGAATGTCGAAGGAAGTGCTTATTCGGAATACGATGAGAAATTTCAATTCTTTGCATGGTGTATGTTGGTTCTATTATTGGTAGAAATATGCATATTCGATAAGAAAAATAAAATATTCAGAAATATCAGATTATTCAGATAA
- a CDS encoding LuxR C-terminal-related transcriptional regulator, with amino-acid sequence MANLSKVLAVAETSYIIRKGLVYTLSQLPIVSKVVELKELEDINYQLGILKPDAVLINPMLLGHSHKGDVRQHLNIEKHIPLIALVYNMIDERFYQSYDAVIRINDSESKIEEVLSTCLNKDVSKASDQEELSDREKEILISIVKGMSNKEIAEHHNISIHTVITHRRNIGRKLEIHSVSGLTIYAILNKLVDIKDIQL; translated from the coding sequence ATGGCAAATTTAAGTAAGGTCTTAGCAGTTGCTGAAACTTCATATATTATAAGAAAGGGATTAGTATACACACTTTCTCAATTGCCTATTGTATCGAAGGTGGTTGAGTTGAAAGAATTGGAGGATATTAATTATCAGCTTGGAATATTGAAGCCGGATGCAGTTCTTATCAACCCCATGTTGTTGGGGCATTCGCACAAGGGAGATGTGAGGCAGCATCTGAATATAGAAAAACATATACCGTTGATTGCATTGGTATATAATATGATAGACGAACGGTTTTATCAGTCATATGATGCTGTAATCAGAATAAATGATTCGGAGTCTAAGATTGAAGAAGTACTTTCGACATGTTTAAATAAGGATGTATCGAAAGCTTCCGATCAGGAAGAATTAAGCGACCGTGAAAAGGAAATACTTATAAGTATTGTAAAAGGGATGAGCAATAAAGAGATTGCCGAACACCATAATATATCGATACATACAGTTATTACACACAGACGAAATATAGGACGCAAACTCGAAATTCATAGTGTTTCGGGACTTACAATCTATGCAATATTAAATAAATTAGTAGACATTAAAGACATACAATTATGA
- a CDS encoding MoxR family ATPase, whose protein sequence is MAQVDIRELNERIESKSAFVNMIMMGMDKVIVGQKHLVESLLIGLLSDGHILLEGVPGLAKTLAIKTLASLIEADYHRIQFTPDLLPADVVGTMIYSQKNEEFLIKKGPVFANFVLADEINRAPAKVQSALLEAMQERQVTIGETTLKLPKPFLVMATQNPIEQEGTYPLPEAQVDRFMLKVVINYPKKEEEKLILRQNINDAYEEVKPVLKADEILEARKVVKDVYLDEKIEKYIVDIVFATRFPADNGLPSLKNMIAFGASPRASISLALASRAYAFIKRRGYVIPEDVRAVAHDVLRHRIGLTYEAEASNTTSDEIISEILNKIEVP, encoded by the coding sequence ATGGCTCAAGTTGATATTCGCGAATTAAATGAACGCATAGAAAGTAAGAGTGCGTTCGTTAATATGATAATGATGGGTATGGACAAAGTGATAGTCGGACAAAAGCATTTGGTCGAATCACTACTGATCGGATTGTTGTCTGACGGTCATATATTGCTCGAAGGGGTACCCGGGTTGGCAAAAACGCTGGCTATTAAAACCCTAGCTTCTCTAATTGAAGCCGATTATCACCGTATACAGTTTACGCCCGACTTGTTGCCTGCCGATGTTGTCGGTACAATGATATACAGTCAAAAAAACGAAGAATTCCTGATTAAAAAAGGGCCTGTATTTGCCAACTTTGTATTGGCGGATGAGATTAACCGTGCTCCTGCTAAAGTACAAAGTGCTTTACTAGAAGCTATGCAGGAACGTCAGGTAACTATTGGCGAAACTACATTGAAATTGCCAAAACCATTCCTTGTAATGGCTACCCAAAACCCGATAGAGCAAGAGGGTACATATCCGCTACCTGAAGCTCAGGTTGACCGTTTTATGTTGAAGGTGGTAATTAATTACCCAAAGAAAGAAGAAGAAAAATTAATTCTTCGTCAAAATATCAACGATGCTTACGAAGAGGTAAAACCTGTATTGAAAGCAGATGAGATATTGGAAGCTCGTAAAGTAGTAAAGGATGTATATCTGGATGAAAAGATCGAAAAATATATTGTTGATATAGTATTTGCTACACGTTTTCCTGCTGATAATGGTTTACCATCATTGAAAAATATGATTGCATTTGGAGCATCACCTCGTGCATCAATCAGTTTAGCACTAGCGTCAAGAGCTTATGCATTTATCAAACGCCGAGGATATGTAATTCCCGAAGATGTAAGAGCCGTTGCTCATGATGTATTACGTCACCGTATTGGTCTTACTTATGAAGCCGAAGCAAGTAACACAACTTCAGACGAAATTATTAGTGAAATACTAAATAAGATAGAAGTTCCATAA
- a CDS encoding DUF58 domain-containing protein produces the protein METSELLKKVRQIEIKTRGLSRNIFAGQYHSAFKGRGMAFSEVREYNYGDDIRDIDWNVTARYNKPFIKIFEEEREMTVMLLIDVSGSLDFGTQNATKRDIVTEIAATLSFSAIQNNDKIGVIFFTNKIEKFIPPKKGKKHILYIIRELLDFQPTQTQTDLTMALKFLTNAIKKRCTAFLISDFLDVYDYQNALTIANRKHDLVALQIYDKLEVELPSVGLMKMVDAETQEETWVDTSSKKVRERYNRHYQKLLFEVQQSFTKSRVDNVSMSTDQDYVKGLLALFQKRNYMR, from the coding sequence ATGGAAACAAGTGAATTACTAAAAAAAGTACGTCAGATAGAAATCAAAACCCGGGGATTGTCTCGCAATATTTTTGCAGGGCAGTATCACTCTGCATTTAAAGGCAGGGGGATGGCTTTCTCGGAGGTAAGGGAATATAATTATGGTGATGATATTCGCGATATTGATTGGAATGTGACTGCCCGATATAATAAGCCCTTTATCAAGATTTTTGAAGAAGAGCGCGAAATGACTGTTATGCTGCTTATCGATGTTTCGGGAAGTCTTGACTTTGGAACTCAAAACGCAACCAAACGTGATATTGTAACCGAAATAGCGGCTACTTTATCGTTTTCGGCCATTCAGAATAATGATAAGATTGGCGTAATATTCTTTACGAATAAGATCGAAAAGTTTATACCTCCTAAAAAAGGAAAGAAGCACATTTTGTATATCATTCGTGAACTTCTCGATTTTCAGCCGACACAGACTCAAACAGATTTGACTATGGCATTAAAGTTCTTGACGAATGCCATAAAGAAGAGATGTACAGCTTTTCTTATCTCAGACTTTTTGGATGTATATGATTATCAAAATGCCTTGACAATAGCCAATCGTAAACATGATTTGGTTGCATTGCAGATCTATGATAAGTTGGAGGTCGAATTGCCATCAGTAGGTTTAATGAAAATGGTAGATGCCGAAACTCAGGAAGAAACATGGGTAGATACATCTTCGAAGAAAGTCAGAGAGCGTTACAACAGACATTATCAAAAATTGCTGTTTGAAGTGCAACAGTCTTTCACAAAGAGTAGAGTCGATAATGTGTCTATGAGTACCGATCAGGATTACGTAAAGGGTCTTTTAGCTTTATTTCAGAAACGAAATTATATGAGATGA
- a CDS encoding VWA domain-containing protein: MEFANPRYLFLLLLLIPLIGWYIFKLRKVQATIKMSSTAAFRGVHASWKVHLRHLPFVIRLIVIALVIVVIARPQASNSWETSKSEGIDIVMALDVSGSMLAQDLKPNRVEAAKKVASEFISDREQDKIGLVIFAGESFTQAPLTTDHGVLLNLLHEIRPGMIEDGTAIGLGLANAVNRLKDSQSKSKVVILLTDGSNNRGQIAPITAAELAKSYGIRVYTIGVGTQGTAPAPVMTPFGERIQNVPVDIDEKTLSEIASVTSGEYFRAVDNKSLKNIYTQIDEMEKYLISVNKVTRKQELYLPYALMAIALLLGELVLRRTIFRSIP, encoded by the coding sequence ATGGAATTTGCAAACCCTCGATATTTATTTTTGCTTTTATTATTGATTCCACTTATTGGGTGGTATATCTTTAAATTGCGGAAAGTTCAAGCGACTATAAAAATGTCGTCAACAGCCGCTTTTAGAGGTGTTCATGCTTCATGGAAAGTGCATTTGAGGCATCTTCCTTTTGTGATCAGACTTATTGTAATAGCTTTGGTCATCGTTGTAATTGCTCGCCCTCAGGCAAGTAATTCATGGGAAACATCTAAGTCGGAAGGTATTGATATTGTGATGGCACTCGATGTATCCGGATCAATGTTGGCACAAGACTTAAAGCCTAACCGTGTGGAGGCTGCCAAAAAAGTTGCTTCGGAATTTATATCCGATCGTGAACAGGATAAGATCGGTCTCGTGATTTTTGCAGGAGAAAGTTTTACACAAGCTCCTCTAACTACAGATCATGGTGTACTTCTTAATCTGTTGCATGAGATAAGACCGGGAATGATTGAAGATGGTACAGCCATTGGACTTGGTTTGGCAAATGCAGTAAACAGGCTTAAGGATAGTCAATCGAAATCGAAAGTAGTTATTTTGTTGACCGATGGTTCGAATAACAGAGGACAGATTGCTCCTATAACTGCTGCCGAACTGGCTAAAAGTTACGGTATACGTGTTTATACAATTGGTGTAGGAACGCAAGGAACAGCACCCGCTCCGGTTATGACTCCTTTTGGAGAACGTATACAAAATGTACCTGTAGATATAGATGAAAAAACACTTTCCGAGATAGCTTCCGTAACTAGTGGCGAGTATTTCAGGGCAGTGGATAACAAGAGTCTTAAGAATATATATACACAGATTGATGAAATGGAAAAATACCTGATCAGTGTAAATAAAGTTACCCGTAAACAAGAGCTCTATCTGCCTTATGCTTTAATGGCTATCGCTCTGTTGTTGGGAGAGCTTGTATTGCGTCGGACAATATTCCGTAGTATTCCGTAA
- a CDS encoding VOC family protein: MKKLIAFFEIPATDLNRAVKFYQSVLNTKLSVHDWGQEKMAFFPEESGVCPGAISWSPTFIPSKDGVLISLNCDSIEDSLAIVEANGGKTVIPKTKIEAENRGYFSVCIDSEGNSIGLYSDL; the protein is encoded by the coding sequence ATGAAAAAGTTAATTGCATTTTTTGAGATTCCGGCTACTGATCTAAACAGAGCTGTCAAGTTTTACCAATCGGTTTTAAACACTAAACTATCAGTCCATGATTGGGGACAAGAAAAAATGGCATTCTTCCCTGAAGAAAGTGGAGTTTGCCCCGGAGCTATCTCATGGTCGCCGACTTTTATACCTTCTAAAGACGGCGTACTGATTAGTTTAAATTGCGATAGCATCGAAGACTCTCTTGCTATAGTTGAAGCAAATGGAGGAAAAACTGTAATTCCTAAAACTAAAATTGAAGCCGAAAATAGGGGTTACTTCTCTGTTTGTATCGACTCCGAAGGAAACAGTATCGGCTTGTACTCTGATCTATAA
- the pgk gene encoding phosphoglycerate kinase, with amino-acid sequence MITIDKFNFAGKKAFVRVDFNVPLDADFNITDDTRIRAALPTLKKILADGGSPIIASHLGRPKGVEDKYSLKHILGHVSKLLGVDVQFANDCAGEEAAMKAAALQPGEALLLENLRFYAEEEGKPRGLADDASDDEKAAAKKAIKEKQKDFTKTLASYADVYVNDAFGTAHRAHASTALIADYFDAEHKMFGFLMQKEIDAVDKIMLDPARPFTAIIGGSKVSSKIDIIENLLSKVNNLIIGGGMAFTFEKAKGGKIGNSLCEDDKLELAKEIMAKAKANNVNIILSSDAKLGDKFSNDANTQFAEANAIPDGWSGFDIGPKGEAEFSEVIKNSKTILWNGPVGVFEFDNFAHGSEVVAKAIAEASKHGAFSLVGGGDSVACVNKFGLADQVSYVSTGGGALLEFIEGKILPGIKAIRGF; translated from the coding sequence ATGATAACAATTGACAAATTCAACTTTGCCGGTAAAAAAGCATTTGTGAGAGTTGACTTTAATGTGCCTCTTGATGCTGATTTCAACATTACAGATGACACACGTATTCGTGCGGCTCTTCCTACTTTGAAAAAAATTCTTGCAGACGGAGGTAGCCCTATTATTGCATCTCACTTAGGTCGTCCTAAAGGAGTTGAAGACAAATATTCATTGAAACACATTCTTGGACATGTATCTAAACTTTTAGGTGTAGACGTTCAGTTTGCGAATGACTGTGCTGGAGAAGAAGCTGCAATGAAAGCTGCTGCTTTACAACCGGGAGAAGCTCTTTTGTTAGAAAACCTTCGTTTCTATGCTGAAGAAGAAGGCAAACCTAGAGGTTTAGCTGATGATGCTTCGGATGACGAAAAAGCTGCTGCAAAAAAAGCAATTAAAGAAAAACAAAAAGATTTTACTAAAACTTTGGCTTCTTATGCTGATGTTTATGTAAATGATGCATTTGGTACCGCTCACCGTGCTCATGCTTCTACAGCATTGATCGCTGATTATTTTGATGCAGAACACAAAATGTTTGGATTTTTGATGCAAAAAGAAATCGATGCTGTTGATAAGATCATGCTAGATCCAGCTCGTCCATTTACTGCAATCATCGGAGGATCTAAAGTTTCTTCTAAAATTGATATTATCGAGAATCTACTTTCGAAAGTAAATAACCTAATCATCGGTGGTGGTATGGCATTTACATTTGAGAAAGCTAAAGGCGGAAAAATCGGTAATTCTCTTTGTGAAGACGATAAATTAGAGTTGGCTAAAGAAATTATGGCTAAGGCTAAAGCTAACAATGTAAATATTATACTTTCTAGCGACGCTAAACTAGGAGACAAATTCAGCAACGACGCTAATACTCAGTTTGCTGAAGCTAATGCAATTCCTGACGGATGGTCTGGTTTTGACATAGGTCCTAAAGGTGAAGCTGAATTTTCGGAAGTTATCAAAAACTCTAAAACTATTCTTTGGAATGGTCCGGTTGGAGTATTTGAATTCGATAATTTTGCTCACGGATCAGAAGTAGTTGCTAAAGCTATTGCTGAAGCTTCTAAACACGGTGCTTTCTCTCTTGTTGGAGGAGGTGATTCAGTTGCATGCGTAAATAAATTTGGTCTTGCTGATCAGGTTTCTTATGTATCAACCGGTGGTGGTGCATTACTTGAGTTCATCGAAGGTAAAATTCTTCCTGGAATCAAAGCGATCAGAGGATTTTAA
- a CDS encoding hemerythrin domain-containing protein, protein MSNITVKYSKAMKMSDLIDADYKLLLLLTRLKFSLGFGDKSVEAVCEQYNFDPRCFLFLANIQSNKPIMDVQEEFDKLPLEPFLYYLKCSHEYFLESRLPNIRRKLKLIFSEEESSLEKLVLDFFDNYKKEVYEHMKYEDNTVFPYVQSLMNKSNEDKYSINIFEERHNNIEEKIADLKRILLKYVSGVKDQALMTNILLELYMSEEELEAHTFIEDSLVIPRVKNIEKGLL, encoded by the coding sequence ATGAGCAATATAACGGTAAAATATAGTAAGGCAATGAAAATGTCGGATCTTATTGATGCTGATTACAAATTATTGCTTTTGTTGACTCGTCTTAAGTTCTCTTTGGGATTTGGAGATAAAAGTGTTGAAGCTGTTTGTGAACAATACAATTTTGATCCGAGATGCTTCTTGTTTCTGGCAAATATTCAGTCTAACAAACCGATTATGGATGTTCAGGAGGAGTTTGATAAGCTGCCTCTAGAGCCATTTCTATATTATTTGAAATGTTCCCATGAATATTTTCTGGAAAGTCGATTACCCAATATCAGACGCAAATTAAAGCTGATTTTTTCGGAAGAAGAGTCAAGCCTTGAGAAGTTGGTGTTGGACTTCTTTGACAATTATAAGAAAGAAGTATATGAACATATGAAATACGAAGATAATACAGTATTTCCATATGTGCAGTCATTGATGAACAAGTCTAATGAGGATAAATACTCTATTAATATCTTTGAGGAGCGCCACAACAATATAGAAGAAAAAATAGCTGACCTTAAACGTATTCTGCTCAAATATGTATCAGGAGTAAAAGATCAGGCTTTGATGACTAATATTTTGCTCGAATTGTATATGTCGGAAGAAGAGCTTGAGGCACATACTTTTATCGAGGACAGTTTGGTTATTCCAAGAGTGAAGAATATCGAAAAAGGACTTCTCTAA
- a CDS encoding tetratricopeptide repeat protein, whose product MKQITLTILLLAVSFGLFAQREVRKDIRQGNKSYNEQLYNAAEASYKEALTKNASSKEAIYNLANTYYKQGNIDEALKTYQQYLAAENTDPTKMSNAWHNIGNSFLRKKALKESMEAYKKALRLNPNDEETRYNLATVQKMIQDQENKDKDKDKDKNKDQNKDQNKDQNKDQNKDQDQNKDQNKDQKDQNQKDQNKDQQNQMSQENIQQLLKAIEQDEKETQERVQQLKAAERQKQNDSNRRQGKDW is encoded by the coding sequence ATGAAACAAATTACTCTTACTATATTACTGCTGGCTGTTTCGTTTGGACTTTTTGCACAACGTGAAGTGCGAAAAGATATAAGGCAAGGAAACAAGTCCTATAACGAGCAATTATACAATGCTGCCGAAGCTAGTTATAAAGAAGCTCTTACCAAAAATGCATCCTCTAAGGAAGCTATTTATAATCTGGCAAATACATATTATAAACAAGGGAATATAGATGAGGCATTGAAGACTTATCAGCAATATCTGGCGGCCGAAAATACCGATCCTACCAAGATGAGTAATGCATGGCACAATATAGGGAACTCGTTTTTGAGAAAAAAAGCCTTAAAGGAATCAATGGAAGCCTATAAAAAAGCTTTACGATTGAATCCGAATGACGAGGAAACCCGTTATAACCTGGCAACAGTTCAAAAAATGATTCAGGATCAAGAGAATAAGGATAAAGATAAGGATAAGGACAAAAACAAAGATCAGAACAAGGATCAAAATAAAGACCAGAATAAAGATCAAAACAAGGATCAGGATCAAAACAAAGACCAAAATAAAGATCAGAAAGATCAAAATCAGAAAGATCAAAACAAGGATCAGCAAAATCAAATGTCGCAGGAAAATATTCAACAATTGTTGAAAGCGATAGAGCAGGATGAAAAAGAAACACAAGAGCGTGTACAACAATTGAAAGCTGCTGAAAGACAAAAACAAAACGATAGTAATAGAAGACAAGGTAAAGACTGGTAA
- a CDS encoding helix-turn-helix domain-containing protein: METFNIIYPSPLLAPYIRYYWLLKVDTISEISETSIPVGCINLIFHRASRMFSETSNELQPQSFVGGLSTGFTELTSTGNIDMIVVVFQPFGARAFFSLPMSEFFNNCISVHDIGDIALKELEKQIQDNRDSLSSIELIEKHFIKQLHAFDDYNYKRIVAAIEAVNNQPQIEITSLSDIACLSYKQFTRIFTEYVGAKPKEFTRIIRFQRALYILQTNPKISLTRLAFECGYYDQPHLIKEFRIFAGCTPTEFIAACNPYSDYFSTL, translated from the coding sequence TTGGAAACTTTCAACATAATATACCCATCACCTTTACTTGCTCCTTACATCAGATATTATTGGCTATTGAAAGTAGATACTATTTCCGAAATATCAGAGACAAGTATTCCCGTTGGCTGCATTAATCTTATCTTTCATCGGGCAAGCAGAATGTTTTCCGAAACATCCAACGAATTACAACCACAATCATTTGTAGGCGGCCTATCCACCGGATTTACGGAACTGACTTCAACAGGAAATATAGATATGATTGTTGTTGTATTTCAACCCTTCGGAGCAAGAGCCTTTTTCAGTTTACCAATGAGTGAATTTTTCAATAATTGTATTTCAGTACATGACATTGGAGATATTGCACTCAAAGAATTGGAAAAACAAATTCAAGATAATCGCGATAGTCTATCATCGATTGAACTTATTGAGAAACATTTCATTAAACAGCTACATGCTTTTGATGATTATAACTATAAACGAATTGTAGCAGCCATAGAGGCAGTGAATAACCAACCTCAAATAGAGATTACTTCACTTTCTGATATAGCTTGTCTCAGCTACAAACAATTCACTCGTATATTCACTGAATATGTGGGTGCTAAGCCCAAAGAGTTTACACGTATTATTCGTTTTCAAAGGGCATTGTATATTCTGCAGACTAATCCGAAAATAAGCCTTACTCGGTTAGCTTTTGAATGTGGGTATTACGATCAACCACATCTTATCAAAGAATTTAGAATCTTTGCAGGCTGTACTCCGACTGAATTTATTGCAGCTTGTAATCCTTACTCCGATTACTTTTCGACCCTGTAA